From Streptomyces yatensis, one genomic window encodes:
- a CDS encoding polymorphic toxin-type HINT domain-containing protein has protein sequence MDEGRARKAGVKGVLLKAVASAKGGSTKLGISYAGFAAAYGGDWAGRLTLVQLPACALTTPQKAVCRTQSPLRAVNKRHKEQLSTPLTFAARPGGEVKVLAVAAAAKSGGGDYKATPLSASSTWESGGSSGSFTWTYPLGMPPAAAGPAPDLSISYDSGSVDGRTANTNNQGSWIGEGFDLTSSYIERKYGSCNDDGQDDKFDLCWKYDNASLVLNGKATELVKDDTSGTWRLKNDDASTVQHSTGADNGDDNGEYWTVTTGDGSKYVFGLNKLDGAAADDRTASVWTVPVFGDDEGEPGYSSGSSFGERDKKQAWRWNLDYVEDTHNNAMTYWYNAEHNNYAKNGKDDPGTDYIRGGYLREIRYGQRADALFSATPSASNKVTFTVAERCMASGTGCDSLNEDHRDNWPDVPFDAVCKDGDKCTGNVGPSFFTRKRLTDITTYFWNVAAATPGYEPVDSWALKQTYLDPGDTGDSSDQSLWLDEIKRTGKRGSDISLDPVKFTHTWLTNRVDGATDDILSLDKPRVKTITSEAGAQTVVDYAEADCVAGRTMPKADENTKRCFPVYWSPNGAADPQLDWFQKYPVTGVRTTDPKGGSEAVAHSYTYEGGAAWHYNDDPMTPAKQRTWSEWRGYGKVIHRTGAGDSTQSRAVTVYMRGMDGDRVLNSDGKSVDPDKRKTVTVKGVTAAEITDSDPYAGFTRESVTYNGDAEVSGSISDPWSRRTATQHKSYADTEAYYVRTRATHDRTRITSGISPVDRVRTQTTTYDDFGMPATVEDSGDDAVSGDETCTRNWYARNDKAGISSLIARAQTVSRKCSVTAADLDLPADSSRRGDVVSDVATAYDSTTWSEDQTPTRGEIRWTGRAKGYADSNDPSWQKVETTTYDTLGRPKTVKDALDRTTATTAYAPETAGPLTSTVAADARGFSTITTVDPARGSPLKVTDPNKKITETEYDSLGRVTKVWLPNRSSAVKEKPNYVYGYKVTNASLPWISTGTLKGDGSGYNTTYEIFDSLLRPRQTQEPSPVGGRVIAQTLYDDRGLAVSSQADIWDEKNGPSGEAVETDGGQAPTQTDTKYDGAGRPVQAVTKVRGADRWTTTTTYTGDTAATTAPAGGSAVAEVTNALGRVTERREYPGTSPTGTKYTTTKFTYTPDGDQKTIAGPDNATWTYTYDLFGRLSTADDPDKGKTSTHYDELDHISSTDDANKNTLLYEYDELGRRTGMWQSSKTAANKLASWTFDTAAMGQQDSATRYEGGVDGKAYTRKVTKYNSLYQPTSSQLLLPGNDPLVQAGVPSTLAFSTDYRLDGTVKKTGEPAVGGLSGESVSYTYNATGQQLTATGASSYLLEAVYSPVGDLRQLELGTSPASDSKKLYTSYEYEDGTRRLTRGFTRDETYGYLLQDLKYTQDDAGNVTSIFDSTNLGGTGKADYQCFGYDGYRRLAEAWTPKAADCADSGRTTANLGGAAPYWTSYTYNVAGQRESETRHAVAGDTTTTYAYGTAKGQPHPLAGTRTTKPGSTPPATAAYTYDAAGNTTTRPGTQAEQTLAWNTEGRLAASSEPAKGGKAATGTGYLYDADGELLIRRATTADGDTVLYLGATEVRLTAQGSAKTLTGTRYYTGAGQTIAERTGAKGQSTTELTFLAADHHGTGTLAVDVGTRAVTKRYTTPFGAPRGTKPTTWPDDKAFLGKPADGVTGLTHIGAREYDPVTGQFLSLDPLLTPDQGQSLNGYSYANQNPVTDSDPTGLCVDPGNGHCMPTNGGDAGKDAPPENHYPSGGGRHHGGGGGGGGGGGGGGGTASTSASYPTPMPSPGPPPVPGPYHDEKAGTGLFSALKLAVDFFGPDTSEWKRCGDFKLSGCLWAAADLPGPGKALKGVKIWKKARKAEKKADDAVDTAEKVVEKCHSFTEETQVELADGGHSDIEDIKVGDKVLATDPETGKSEARPVVATIVTNDDKDFTDLTVKTGDRPASIIATDTHPFWVTSEARWVDAGDVITGMRLRTDKGEAVTVVSVRHFTKLQRTYDLTVSRTHTYYVLAGPTPVLVHNSNCGIRQHDKARGAAGVDEMTETFEEFYNKSDIYSESYGNGLDLWTPYGRRQVDIAVRNPDGNLHLYEVKVNKSNYTRGQRRKDEWLAKTYGFETSVVRRGTECPICNP, from the coding sequence ATGGACGAAGGCCGAGCCCGGAAGGCCGGGGTCAAGGGCGTGCTTCTGAAGGCCGTCGCCTCGGCCAAGGGGGGTAGCACGAAGCTCGGCATCAGCTACGCGGGCTTCGCCGCGGCATACGGCGGTGACTGGGCCGGACGTCTGACCCTCGTGCAGCTACCGGCGTGCGCGCTGACGACACCACAGAAGGCCGTCTGCCGTACGCAGAGCCCCCTTCGGGCGGTCAACAAGCGGCACAAGGAACAGCTCTCCACACCGCTCACCTTCGCCGCGAGGCCGGGCGGCGAGGTGAAGGTCCTGGCGGTGGCCGCCGCCGCCAAATCCGGCGGTGGCGACTACAAGGCGACGCCGCTTTCCGCCTCGTCCACGTGGGAGTCGGGTGGCTCCTCGGGCTCCTTCACATGGACGTATCCGCTGGGCATGCCTCCGGCAGCGGCCGGGCCCGCACCGGATCTGTCGATCTCGTACGACTCCGGCAGCGTCGACGGACGAACGGCGAACACCAACAACCAGGGCTCCTGGATCGGTGAGGGATTCGATCTCACCTCGTCGTACATCGAGCGCAAGTACGGCAGTTGCAACGACGACGGACAGGACGACAAGTTCGATCTGTGCTGGAAGTACGACAACGCCTCGCTCGTGCTCAACGGCAAGGCGACGGAACTGGTGAAGGACGACACCAGCGGCACGTGGCGGCTGAAGAACGACGACGCCTCCACCGTCCAGCACTCCACCGGTGCCGACAACGGAGACGACAACGGCGAGTACTGGACCGTCACCACGGGCGACGGCAGCAAGTACGTCTTCGGACTCAACAAGCTGGACGGCGCGGCCGCGGACGACCGCACGGCGTCGGTCTGGACGGTGCCGGTCTTCGGCGACGACGAGGGAGAGCCTGGCTACTCCTCGGGCTCGTCCTTCGGTGAGCGTGACAAGAAGCAGGCGTGGCGCTGGAACCTCGACTACGTCGAGGACACCCACAACAACGCCATGACGTACTGGTACAACGCCGAGCACAACAACTACGCCAAGAACGGCAAGGACGACCCCGGCACCGACTACATACGCGGCGGCTATCTCAGGGAGATCCGCTACGGGCAGCGCGCCGATGCTCTGTTCTCCGCGACCCCCTCTGCCTCGAACAAGGTCACGTTCACCGTCGCGGAACGCTGCATGGCCTCCGGTACAGGCTGTGACTCGCTGAACGAGGATCACCGTGACAACTGGCCGGACGTGCCCTTCGACGCGGTGTGCAAGGACGGTGACAAGTGCACCGGAAACGTCGGCCCTTCCTTCTTCACGCGCAAGCGCCTGACGGACATCACCACGTACTTCTGGAACGTGGCCGCTGCCACACCCGGTTATGAACCCGTCGACTCCTGGGCGCTCAAGCAGACCTATCTCGACCCGGGCGACACGGGCGACTCGTCCGATCAGTCCTTGTGGCTGGACGAGATCAAGCGCACCGGCAAGCGCGGCAGTGACATCTCTCTGGACCCGGTGAAGTTCACTCACACCTGGCTCACGAACCGTGTGGACGGTGCGACGGACGACATTCTGTCGCTGGACAAGCCACGGGTGAAGACCATCACCTCCGAGGCCGGTGCCCAGACCGTCGTCGACTACGCGGAAGCCGACTGCGTCGCGGGCCGGACGATGCCGAAGGCGGATGAGAACACCAAGCGCTGCTTCCCGGTCTACTGGTCACCCAACGGTGCGGCCGATCCGCAACTCGACTGGTTTCAGAAGTATCCGGTGACCGGTGTGCGGACCACCGACCCCAAGGGCGGCTCCGAAGCCGTTGCCCACTCCTACACGTACGAGGGAGGCGCGGCCTGGCACTACAACGACGACCCGATGACGCCGGCGAAGCAACGCACCTGGTCCGAGTGGCGAGGTTACGGCAAGGTCATCCACCGAACCGGCGCAGGCGACAGTACGCAGTCCAGGGCCGTCACCGTCTACATGCGCGGCATGGACGGCGACCGCGTATTGAATTCCGACGGCAAGAGCGTCGATCCGGACAAGCGGAAAACGGTCACGGTCAAGGGAGTCACGGCCGCCGAGATCACCGACTCCGACCCGTACGCCGGTTTCACACGGGAGTCGGTGACCTACAACGGCGACGCCGAGGTGTCCGGCAGCATCAGCGACCCGTGGTCCAGGCGCACCGCCACCCAGCACAAGTCCTACGCGGACACCGAGGCATACTACGTTCGGACCAGGGCCACCCACGATCGCACCAGGATCACCAGCGGCATCAGCCCGGTGGACAGGGTCCGCACCCAGACCACCACCTACGACGACTTCGGGATGCCCGCCACCGTCGAGGACAGCGGTGACGACGCGGTCAGTGGTGACGAGACCTGCACCCGCAACTGGTACGCACGCAACGACAAGGCGGGCATCAGCTCACTGATCGCGCGCGCCCAGACCGTGTCGCGGAAGTGCTCGGTCACGGCCGCTGACCTCGATCTTCCCGCTGACTCCTCGCGTCGCGGTGACGTCGTCTCTGATGTGGCCACCGCGTACGACAGCACCACCTGGTCGGAGGACCAGACCCCCACCCGAGGAGAAATCCGCTGGACCGGCCGTGCCAAGGGCTACGCCGACAGCAACGACCCCAGCTGGCAGAAGGTCGAGACCACGACCTACGACACGCTGGGGCGGCCGAAGACTGTCAAGGACGCTCTCGACCGCACCACCGCCACCACCGCCTACGCGCCCGAGACGGCCGGTCCGCTGACCTCCACCGTGGCCGCCGATGCCAGGGGCTTCTCGACCATCACCACGGTCGATCCGGCGCGGGGTTCGCCGCTCAAGGTCACCGACCCCAACAAGAAGATCACCGAGACCGAGTACGACAGCCTCGGCCGGGTGACCAAGGTGTGGCTGCCCAACCGGTCCAGTGCCGTCAAGGAGAAGCCCAACTACGTATACGGCTACAAGGTCACCAACGCATCCCTCCCGTGGATCTCCACGGGCACACTCAAGGGCGACGGCTCCGGGTACAACACCACCTACGAGATCTTCGACAGCCTGCTGCGCCCCCGTCAGACGCAGGAGCCCTCGCCGGTCGGCGGGCGGGTCATCGCGCAGACGCTGTACGACGACCGTGGTCTGGCCGTCTCTTCGCAAGCCGACATCTGGGACGAGAAGAACGGGCCGTCGGGCGAGGCGGTGGAAACCGACGGCGGTCAGGCACCCACCCAGACCGACACGAAGTACGACGGCGCCGGCCGCCCGGTCCAGGCGGTCACCAAGGTCCGCGGCGCCGACCGCTGGACCACGACGACCACCTACACCGGTGACACCGCCGCGACCACCGCCCCGGCGGGCGGGTCAGCCGTCGCCGAGGTCACCAACGCCCTGGGGCGGGTCACCGAGCGGCGTGAGTACCCGGGCACCAGCCCGACCGGCACGAAGTACACGACCACGAAGTTCACCTACACACCGGACGGCGACCAGAAGACCATCGCCGGCCCGGACAACGCCACATGGACCTACACCTACGACCTCTTCGGCCGGCTGAGCACGGCTGACGACCCCGACAAGGGCAAGACGTCCACGCACTACGACGAGCTCGACCACATCAGCTCCACGGACGACGCGAACAAGAACACCCTGCTGTACGAGTACGACGAACTCGGCCGCAGAACCGGCATGTGGCAGTCCTCCAAGACGGCCGCCAACAAGCTGGCGTCCTGGACCTTCGACACCGCCGCAATGGGGCAGCAGGACTCGGCGACCCGCTATGAAGGCGGCGTCGACGGCAAGGCGTACACCCGTAAAGTCACGAAATACAACAGCCTGTACCAGCCGACCAGCTCCCAGCTCCTCCTGCCGGGGAACGACCCGCTCGTACAGGCCGGCGTACCCTCCACACTGGCCTTCTCCACCGACTACAGGCTCGACGGCACGGTCAAGAAGACCGGAGAGCCGGCCGTGGGTGGGCTGTCGGGCGAGTCGGTCTCCTATACCTACAACGCGACCGGTCAGCAGCTCACCGCCACGGGCGCTTCCAGTTATCTGCTGGAAGCCGTCTATTCCCCTGTCGGGGACCTGCGCCAGTTGGAGCTGGGAACATCCCCCGCCTCGGACAGCAAGAAGCTGTACACGAGCTATGAGTACGAGGACGGGACCCGACGCCTGACCCGCGGCTTCACACGTGATGAGACCTACGGATACCTGCTGCAGGACCTGAAGTACACGCAGGATGACGCCGGGAACGTGACGTCGATCTTCGACAGCACGAACCTCGGCGGTACCGGCAAGGCCGACTACCAATGCTTCGGCTACGACGGCTACCGGCGCCTGGCCGAGGCGTGGACACCGAAGGCGGCGGACTGCGCGGATTCCGGCCGGACCACCGCGAACCTCGGCGGCGCCGCCCCGTACTGGACGTCCTACACCTACAACGTGGCGGGCCAGCGAGAATCCGAGACCCGGCACGCGGTAGCGGGCGATACGACGACAACCTACGCGTACGGCACGGCCAAGGGGCAGCCGCACCCATTGGCCGGGACCCGCACGACCAAGCCGGGAAGCACACCACCCGCAACGGCCGCGTACACATACGACGCCGCAGGCAACACGACCACACGGCCGGGCACCCAGGCCGAACAGACCCTGGCCTGGAACACGGAAGGCAGACTCGCGGCCTCCTCAGAACCTGCGAAGGGCGGGAAGGCGGCCACGGGGACCGGCTACCTCTACGACGCCGACGGCGAGCTCCTCATCCGCCGTGCCACGACGGCTGACGGGGACACGGTCCTCTACCTGGGCGCCACCGAGGTCCGTCTCACTGCCCAGGGCTCGGCGAAGACCTTGACCGGCACCCGCTATTACACCGGCGCCGGGCAGACCATCGCGGAGCGCACCGGCGCAAAGGGCCAGTCCACCACGGAGCTGACCTTCCTCGCCGCCGACCACCACGGCACCGGCACCCTGGCCGTCGACGTCGGTACCCGTGCGGTCACCAAGCGCTACACCACCCCCTTCGGCGCTCCGCGCGGTACCAAGCCCACCACATGGCCGGACGACAAGGCGTTCCTCGGCAAGCCGGCCGACGGCGTCACCGGCCTCACCCACATCGGCGCCCGCGAATACGACCCCGTCACCGGCCAATTCCTCAGCCTCGACCCGCTCCTCACCCCCGATCAGGGGCAGTCCCTCAACGGCTACAGCTATGCCAACCAGAATCCGGTCACTGACTCGGATCCCACGGGCCTCTGTGTAGACCCCGGCAACGGGCACTGCATGCCGACCAACGGCGGAGACGCAGGTAAAGACGCCCCACCGGAGAACCACTACCCCAGCGGTGGTGGTCGGCACCATGGCGGCGGCGGCGGTGGCGGAGGCGGCGGTGGTGGGGGTGGGGGCACGGCGTCCACTTCAGCTTCCTACCCGACGCCCATGCCCAGTCCGGGACCTCCACCTGTGCCCGGCCCCTATCACGATGAGAAAGCCGGCACGGGACTGTTCAGTGCCTTAAAACTGGCGGTGGACTTCTTCGGCCCGGACACATCGGAATGGAAGAGGTGCGGAGACTTCAAACTCTCCGGATGTCTTTGGGCTGCGGCTGATCTGCCGGGCCCGGGGAAGGCCCTCAAGGGCGTCAAGATCTGGAAGAAGGCACGGAAGGCCGAGAAGAAGGCTGACGATGCGGTCGACACAGCCGAGAAGGTGGTCGAGAAGTGTCACAGCTTCACCGAAGAAACCCAGGTCGAACTCGCAGACGGCGGCCACAGTGACATCGAGGACATCAAGGTCGGCGATAAGGTTCTCGCCACCGATCCCGAAACCGGGAAGAGCGAGGCCCGCCCGGTCGTTGCGACGATCGTCACCAACGATGACAAGGACTTCACCGACCTCACAGTGAAGACCGGTGACCGACCCGCGTCGATCATCGCCACCGACACCCACCCGTTCTGGGTAACGAGCGAGGCCCGCTGGGTGGACGCCGGCGACGTCATCACCGGAATGCGGCTCCGCACGGACAAGGGCGAGGCCGTGACGGTTGTCTCCGTGCGTCACTTCACGAAGCTGCAACGCACCTACGACCTCACAGTCAGTAGAACCCACACGTACTATGTGCTGGCGGGGCCTACGCCGGTCCTCGTTCACAACAGCAACTGCGGCATTCGCCAACACGACAAAGCCCGCGGCGCTGCCGGTGTCGATGAAATGACAGAGACGTTTGAGGAGTTCTACAACAAGTCTGATATCTACAGCGAGAGCTACGGGAATGGACTTGATTTGTGGACCCCTTACGGCAGGCGTCAAGTGGATATCGCGGTCAGGAATCCAGACGGAAACCTTCACCTTTATGAGGTGAAGGTGAATAAATCGAATTACACCAGGGGTCAGCGAAGGAAGGACGAATGGCTAGCGAAGACGTACGGGTTTGAAACCTCGGTCGTCCGGCGCGGTACAGAGTGTCCAATCTGCAACCCCTAA